Proteins encoded in a region of the Calypte anna isolate BGI_N300 chromosome 15, bCalAnn1_v1.p, whole genome shotgun sequence genome:
- the MMP11 gene encoding stromelysin-3, with translation MSEPSPPPGMARSPLPPAAAAAFLAAALLHIASAAPARRHKPDTSRKHHTWKEQSPWLSSLVNTMGTGVPAKRFPAGVGEQVPGWNPPRCGVPDLPALLDGQNGRNRQKRFVLSGGRWDKTDLTYKIIRFPWQLVKAKVRRTIEEALKVWSDVTPLTFTEVQEGRADIVIDFTRYWHGDNLPFDGPGGILAHAFFPKTHREGDVHFDYDETWTIGNNLGTDLLQVAAHEFGHVLGLQHTSVSKSLMSPFYIFRYPLSLSEDDKQGIQYLYGKPNLHPDPTPTQPAELPQPDLETNEITNVEPLQPDACDTAFDAASSIRGELFFFKSRYVWRLRAGKLQEGYPALASRHWQGIPSSVDATFEDPLGNIWFFQDSQYWIYDGERRVSGPTPIVDLGLPASPVQAALVWGAEKNKIYIFSGGNYWRFNPRTCQVDNIYPRTMADWRGVPQEIDAAFQDEFGFAYFLRGRDYWKFDPVQVKVLEGYPRQISQDFFSCTPSSNSFR, from the exons GACACATCTCGGAAGCATCACACTTGGAAGGAGCAGAGTCCTTGGCTGTCTTCCTTGGTGAACACTATGGGGACCGGTGTGCCTGCCAAGAGATTTCCTGCGGGTGTGGGGGAGCAGGTACCAGGCTGGAACCCTCCCCGCTGCGGCGTCCCCGACCTCCCGGCCCTGCTGGACGGGCAGAACGGGCGGAACCGTCAGAAGCGATTTGTCCTCTCTGGTGGACGCTGGGACAAGACTGACCTCACCTACAA AATTATCAGGTTCCCGTGGCAACTTGTAAAAGCTAAAGTGAGAAGGACCATTGAGGAAGCTCTGAAAGTCTGGAGTGATGTGACCCCACTGACCTTCACCGAGGTGCAGGAGGGCCGGGCTGACATTGTCATTGATTTTACCAG GTACTGGCATGGAGACAACTTGCCTTTTGATGGGCCTGGAGGGATCCTGGCACACGCATTCTTCCCCAAGACCCACCGGGAGGGAGATGTCCATTTTGACTATGATGAGACCTGGACCATTGGGAACAACCTGG GCACTGACCTCCTCCAAGTGGCTGCTCATGAGTTTGGCCATGTCCTGGGCCTGCAACACACATCTGTCTCCAAGTCACTGATGTCTCCTTTCTACATCTTCCGCTACCCACTGAGCCTGAGTGAGGATGACAAGCAAGGTATCCAGTACCTCTATGGGAAACCCAATCTGCATCCTGACCCAACCCCAActcagccagcagagctgccccaaCCAGACCTTGAAACAAATGAGATCACCAACGTGGAG CCCCTGCAGCCTGATGCCTGTGACACAGCGTTCGACGCTGCCTCCTCCATCCGTGGGGAACTCTTCTTCTTCAAGTCCCGCTACGTGTGGCGGCTCCGAGCTGGAAAGCTGCAAGAGGGATACCCAGCTCTGGCCTCCCGCCACTGGCAGGGGATCCCCAGCTCTGTCGATGCCACCTTCGAGGACCCTCTGGGCAATATCTGGTTTTTCCAAG ACTCTCAGTACTGGATTTACGATGGTGAGAGACGGGTATCTGGTCCCACCCCAATTGTGGACCTGGGCCTCCCTGCATCCCCTGTGCAGGCAGCTCTGGTGTGGGGGGCTGAGAAGAACAAGATTTACATCTTCAGTGGAGGCAACTACTGGCGCTTCAACCCCCGTACCTGTCAGGTGGACAACATCTATCCCCGGACCATGGCTGACTGGCGTGGAGTCCCTCAGGAGATCGATGCAGCTTTTCAGGATGAGTTTG GATTTGCCTATTTCCTGAGAGGCCGAGATTACTGGAAGTTTGACCCAGTCCAGGTTAAAGTGCTGGAGGGCTACCCTCGCCAGATCAGCCAGGACTTCTTCAGCTGTACACCTTCCTCCAACTCCTTCAGATGA